One segment of Nocardioides sp. QY071 DNA contains the following:
- a CDS encoding zf-HC2 domain-containing protein: MTHPGTTCEFAHLDGVYVLGALAAGERAAYERHLPGCAECTRALRDLAGIPGLLGRVQLETVEQLQPAEPVPATLLPAMAAEVRRVRRRRRVAVGSFVAAAAVLLVLLAVGIGTTLGEDPQPQQQVAAAQRMEALGTPSSGWVSLTQRRWGTQIDLTCTYEGPVSGPATYVLVVTATDGRTEQVGTWRTADGQEVHVTMATDVTPDDIASVEVRTASGYSVLRLAR, from the coding sequence ATGACCCACCCCGGCACGACCTGCGAGTTCGCCCACCTCGACGGCGTCTACGTCCTCGGCGCGCTGGCGGCGGGGGAGCGGGCGGCCTACGAGCGGCACCTGCCCGGCTGCGCCGAGTGCACCCGCGCCCTGCGCGACCTGGCCGGGATCCCCGGCCTGCTGGGGCGCGTCCAGCTGGAGACGGTCGAGCAGCTGCAGCCGGCCGAGCCGGTGCCCGCGACCCTGCTGCCGGCGATGGCGGCGGAGGTACGCCGGGTCCGGCGCCGGCGTCGCGTCGCCGTCGGCTCGTTCGTGGCCGCGGCCGCCGTGCTGCTGGTGCTGCTCGCGGTCGGGATCGGCACCACCCTGGGCGAGGACCCCCAGCCCCAGCAGCAGGTCGCCGCCGCCCAGCGGATGGAGGCACTCGGCACGCCGTCCTCCGGCTGGGTCTCGCTGACCCAGCGCCGGTGGGGCACGCAGATCGACCTGACCTGCACCTACGAGGGGCCGGTGTCCGGCCCGGCGACGTACGTCCTCGTGGTGACGGCGACCGACGGACGGACCGAGCAGGTCGGCACCTGGCGCACGGCCGACGGCCAGGAGGTGCACGTCACCATGGCGACGGACGTGACTCCCGACGACATCGCGTCGGTCGAGGTCCGTACGGCGTCGGGCTACTCAGTCCTTCGCCTGGCGCGGTGA
- a CDS encoding ROK family protein, giving the protein MSGVLMGLDIGATKILGVVASAEGEVLASVRVTSPTGGDQVVATATEVVEKLRAAAGGLGTGVVGVGIPGLVDVGHGTVRHAVNLGVVDGYPFGERLAAATGARIVLDNDANAAALGAAALLGETDLGYLSLGTGLAAALVLDGALRRGSRNAAGEIGHIPVDPAGPRCECGQVGCLETVASGSAIAALWPGHGQPAAQALFDAAAAGSVEAAVVRDRFAARVADAVRLVALTVDPAVVVLGGGVAQVGERLRVAVAHALAEQAAASPFLRSLDLAGRLRLAPLDRPVAALGAALLGAS; this is encoded by the coding sequence GTGAGCGGCGTGCTCATGGGTCTGGACATCGGGGCCACCAAGATCCTCGGGGTCGTGGCGTCGGCGGAGGGCGAGGTGCTCGCGTCCGTGCGGGTCACCAGCCCGACCGGCGGCGACCAGGTGGTCGCGACGGCGACCGAGGTGGTCGAGAAGCTGCGGGCGGCAGCCGGCGGGCTCGGGACGGGCGTGGTCGGGGTCGGGATCCCTGGCCTGGTGGACGTCGGGCACGGCACCGTGCGGCACGCGGTGAACCTCGGCGTGGTCGACGGGTACCCCTTCGGCGAACGGCTCGCCGCGGCCACCGGCGCCCGGATCGTGCTCGACAACGACGCCAACGCCGCCGCCCTCGGCGCCGCGGCGCTGCTGGGGGAGACCGACCTCGGGTACCTCAGCCTCGGCACCGGCCTCGCCGCGGCCCTGGTCCTCGACGGCGCACTGCGGCGGGGATCGCGCAACGCGGCCGGCGAGATCGGACACATCCCCGTCGACCCGGCGGGTCCGCGCTGCGAGTGCGGTCAGGTCGGCTGCCTCGAGACGGTCGCCTCCGGCTCGGCGATCGCCGCCCTGTGGCCGGGCCACGGGCAGCCCGCGGCGCAGGCACTGTTCGACGCCGCGGCTGCCGGCTCGGTGGAGGCCGCGGTGGTGCGGGACCGGTTCGCGGCCCGGGTCGCGGACGCCGTACGCCTGGTCGCGTTGACCGTCGACCCCGCGGTCGTCGTGCTCGGTGGCGGGGTCGCGCAGGTCGGCGAGCGGCTGCGGGTCGCCGTCGCGCACGCGCTGGCCGAGCAGGCCGCGGCATCGCCCTTCCTGCGCTCGCTCGACCTCGCCGGACGACTGCGGCTGGCGCCGCTCGACCGGCCGGTCGCCGCCCTCGGCGCCGCCCTGCTGGGGGCGTCGTGA
- a CDS encoding sugar ABC transporter permease: MPRPAARRTSLPLGLVLPAATLLALALGYPLVRQVVLSLQEFGLAQQFGRPPAWNGLDNYVDLLTDSQLWVVVLRTIAFCFVNAGLTFAIGLGLALLMARMSRPVRILAQCGLLLAWAMPVVAAMTVWQFLFDTEYGVVNWLLTKAGGDFEGHGWLLDPWSFFLVATIIVVWMSVPFVVFTLYAALTQVPEDVVEAAEIDGATPWQRFVHVVLPAIRPVLLVVVLLQVIWDLRVFTQIYTLQKAGGVSTDTNLLGTYIYTLGIKGGDFGTAAAAAMFMLVLTVVLTAPYVRLMIKQEDD, from the coding sequence GTGCCCCGCCCCGCCGCTCGTCGTACCAGCCTCCCGCTGGGCCTCGTGCTTCCCGCGGCCACGCTGCTGGCCCTCGCGCTCGGCTACCCGCTGGTGCGCCAGGTGGTGCTGTCGCTGCAGGAGTTCGGGCTGGCCCAGCAGTTCGGCCGGCCGCCGGCCTGGAACGGCCTGGACAACTATGTCGACCTGCTGACCGACAGCCAGCTGTGGGTCGTCGTGCTCCGCACGATCGCGTTCTGCTTCGTCAACGCCGGCCTCACCTTCGCGATCGGGCTGGGCCTGGCGCTGCTGATGGCGCGGATGAGCCGGCCGGTGCGGATCCTCGCCCAGTGCGGGCTCCTGCTGGCGTGGGCGATGCCGGTCGTGGCGGCGATGACCGTGTGGCAGTTCCTGTTCGACACCGAGTACGGCGTCGTCAACTGGCTGCTCACCAAGGCGGGCGGCGACTTCGAGGGCCACGGCTGGCTGCTCGACCCGTGGTCGTTCTTCCTGGTCGCCACGATCATCGTCGTCTGGATGAGCGTGCCTTTCGTCGTGTTCACGCTGTACGCCGCGCTGACCCAGGTCCCCGAGGACGTGGTCGAGGCCGCCGAGATCGACGGCGCCACGCCGTGGCAGCGGTTCGTCCACGTCGTGCTTCCGGCGATCCGGCCGGTGCTGCTGGTCGTCGTCCTGCTGCAGGTGATCTGGGACCTGCGGGTGTTCACCCAGATCTACACCCTCCAGAAGGCCGGCGGGGTCAGCACCGACACCAACCTGCTGGGCACCTACATCTACACGCTCGGCATCAAGGGCGGGGACTTCGGCACGGCCGCGGCCGCAGCGATGTTCATGCTCGTGCTGACGGTCGTGCTGACCGCGCCGTACGTCCGGCTGATGATCAAGCAGGAGGACGACTGA
- the nagA gene encoding N-acetylglucosamine-6-phosphate deacetylase, translating into MTGSLRVVEGSVDVTIVDGAVASGPADGPAYDASGLHVLPGLIDLQVNGAAGIDLTLEPTRLWEVAAALPRYGVTAFLPTIITSSPAARSVAMETLAAGPPEGWAGAWPLGLHFEGPMIAPARKGAHPAAWLVPPSAEVVTGWSREAGVTMVTIAPELRGALDVISTLVSAGVLVAVGHTEASAEQVAAAVERGARSLTHLGNAMPAMAARAPGPVGAGLADPRLVAGVIADGHHLHPTTLAAWARALGPSRLLAVTDCTAALGMPEGPSRLGDQAVVVRKGTVRLEDGTLAGSAASLPECLRVLRSATGWSLADVVGCCTTVAADLVGDASRGRLHTSARGDLTLVDDDLEVVATIVGGRLLHGSLGVLEGEG; encoded by the coding sequence GTGACCGGCTCGCTGCGGGTGGTCGAGGGATCGGTCGACGTGACGATCGTGGACGGCGCGGTGGCGTCCGGGCCCGCGGACGGCCCGGCGTACGACGCCAGTGGACTGCACGTCCTGCCCGGGCTCATCGACCTCCAGGTCAACGGCGCGGCCGGCATTGACCTCACCCTCGAGCCGACGCGGCTGTGGGAGGTGGCGGCGGCACTGCCGAGGTACGGCGTGACCGCGTTCCTGCCGACGATCATCACCTCCTCGCCCGCTGCCCGGTCGGTGGCGATGGAGACGCTGGCCGCCGGCCCGCCCGAGGGCTGGGCGGGAGCGTGGCCGCTCGGCCTGCACTTCGAGGGGCCGATGATCGCGCCGGCCCGCAAGGGCGCGCACCCCGCGGCCTGGCTGGTCCCGCCCTCCGCCGAGGTCGTGACGGGCTGGTCGCGCGAGGCGGGCGTGACGATGGTGACCATCGCCCCGGAGCTGCGGGGCGCGCTCGACGTGATCTCGACGCTGGTCTCCGCCGGTGTGCTGGTCGCGGTCGGGCACACCGAGGCGAGTGCAGAGCAGGTGGCCGCGGCCGTCGAGCGCGGCGCCCGGTCGCTGACACACCTCGGGAACGCGATGCCCGCGATGGCCGCCCGCGCGCCGGGGCCGGTGGGAGCCGGCCTGGCGGACCCACGGCTGGTGGCGGGCGTGATCGCCGACGGCCACCACCTGCACCCGACCACCCTCGCCGCCTGGGCCCGCGCGCTCGGCCCGTCGCGGCTGCTGGCCGTCACGGACTGCACGGCCGCGCTCGGCATGCCGGAGGGGCCGTCCCGGCTCGGGGACCAGGCGGTCGTCGTACGGAAGGGGACGGTGCGGCTCGAGGACGGCACCCTCGCCGGCTCGGCCGCCTCGCTGCCGGAGTGCCTGCGGGTGCTGCGATCGGCAACCGGGTGGTCGCTGGCCGACGTCGTCGGGTGCTGCACGACCGTCGCCGCCGACCTGGTCGGCGACGCCTCGCGCGGGCGGTTGCACACCAGTGCGCGCGGCGACCTGACCCTCGTCGACGACGACCTGGAGGTGGTCGCCACCATCGTGGGCGGCCGGCTGCTGCACGGATCGCTGGGAGTGCTGGAGGGAGAGGGCTGA
- a CDS encoding ROK family transcriptional regulator — protein MSWRSPTSRSPRERIKLDRADSRRHHRSMLLQELFAAGPASRADLARSSGLTRVTVSDLVAELLGEGLVEELGTPSESRVGKPPTLVGLVADAKHVVAIDLSVDDQVAGAVLTLEGQVVLRDARPREGRTGADAVALVREFAADLIARSSRPLLGVAVATPGVVTPEGVVLDAPNLGWHDLHLADDLAARLDLPVYVANDANTAVMGEFVFGSRGEGGLLLLRLSTGLGAGLVINGALLHGQGGAAGEIGHVQVDPDGPLCGCGRPGCLETYLAVPRLRRELAAASAAGTGVDAVLADAGARLGQALAPVVATLNLGEVVLSGPADLVEPLARVAEQAVRDRVMPVSAQQFVVRTSSLGDDGVLAGATGVVLAGELGVS, from the coding sequence ATGTCCTGGCGCAGCCCGACCTCCCGGTCGCCCCGAGAGCGGATCAAGCTCGACCGTGCCGACTCCCGTCGCCACCACCGCTCGATGCTGCTCCAGGAGCTGTTCGCGGCCGGCCCGGCCAGTCGTGCGGACCTGGCCCGCAGCAGCGGTCTGACCCGGGTCACGGTGTCCGACCTGGTCGCCGAGCTGCTGGGTGAGGGCCTGGTCGAGGAGCTCGGTACGCCGAGCGAGAGCCGCGTGGGCAAGCCGCCGACCCTGGTCGGGCTGGTCGCCGACGCCAAGCACGTGGTCGCCATCGACCTGTCCGTCGACGACCAGGTGGCCGGCGCGGTCCTCACCCTCGAGGGCCAGGTCGTGCTCCGCGACGCCCGGCCGCGTGAGGGGCGCACCGGTGCCGACGCGGTGGCGCTGGTGCGGGAGTTCGCCGCCGACCTGATCGCGCGGAGCAGCCGCCCGCTGCTCGGGGTCGCGGTCGCGACGCCCGGCGTGGTCACGCCCGAGGGCGTCGTCCTCGACGCGCCCAACCTCGGCTGGCACGACCTGCACCTGGCCGACGACCTGGCAGCCAGGCTGGACCTGCCGGTCTACGTCGCCAACGACGCGAACACCGCCGTGATGGGGGAGTTCGTGTTCGGCAGTCGCGGCGAGGGCGGACTGCTGCTCCTCCGGCTCAGCACCGGTCTCGGTGCCGGCCTGGTGATCAACGGCGCTCTGCTGCACGGGCAGGGCGGGGCCGCCGGCGAGATCGGCCACGTCCAGGTCGACCCGGACGGCCCGCTGTGCGGCTGCGGCCGGCCGGGCTGCCTGGAGACCTACCTCGCCGTACCCCGGCTGCGGCGCGAGCTCGCCGCCGCCTCTGCCGCGGGTACCGGTGTCGACGCGGTGCTCGCCGACGCGGGCGCCCGCCTCGGCCAGGCGCTCGCGCCGGTCGTGGCCACGCTCAACCTCGGCGAGGTGGTGCTCAGCGGACCGGCCGACCTGGTCGAGCCGCTGGCCCGCGTGGCCGAGCAAGCGGTCCGGGACCGGGTGATGCCGGTGTCGGCCCAGCAGTTCGTCGTCCGTACGTCGTCCCTCGGCGACGACGGCGTGCTCGCCGGAGCCACGGGCGTGGTGCTCGCCGGCGAGCTGGGGGTGTCCTGA
- a CDS encoding sigma-70 family RNA polymerase sigma factor: MTEDRATAMRLLYDDHAAALWGFCLHLTGNDRARAEDVAQETMLRAWRNAAVLTESRGSVRSWLFTVARNIVIDEWRSRRGAREFATAEPPLAEVTDDRTDELLLSWVVADALRQLSDDHRAVLVECYYRGRSVAEAARRLEIPEGTVKSRTHYALRALRLILEETGVAS, from the coding sequence ATGACCGAAGACCGGGCCACAGCCATGCGGCTGCTGTACGACGACCACGCGGCGGCCCTGTGGGGCTTCTGCCTGCACCTGACCGGCAACGACCGGGCCCGGGCGGAGGACGTCGCGCAGGAGACGATGCTGCGCGCCTGGCGCAACGCCGCGGTGCTGACCGAGTCCCGCGGGTCGGTGCGCTCGTGGCTGTTCACGGTCGCCCGCAACATCGTGATCGACGAGTGGCGGTCGCGGCGCGGCGCCCGGGAGTTCGCGACGGCCGAGCCGCCGCTCGCCGAGGTGACCGACGACCGGACCGACGAGCTGCTGTTGTCGTGGGTCGTCGCCGACGCCCTGCGCCAGCTGTCCGACGACCACCGCGCGGTGCTCGTCGAGTGCTACTACCGGGGCCGGTCGGTGGCCGAGGCCGCCCGCCGCCTCGAGATCCCGGAAGGAACCGTGAAGTCACGCACCCACTACGCCCTGCGCGCGCTGCGGCTGATCCTCGAGGAGACGGGGGTGGCGTCATGA
- a CDS encoding exodeoxyribonuclease III — protein MRLATWNVNSLRTRIDRVEAFLDRHDIDVLAVQETKAREEQLPLMGLQARGYEIAAHGLNQWNGVAILSRVGLDDITVGFPEQPGFGEALEVEARALGATCGGVRVWSLYVPNGRKPDDPHYVYKLDWLSRLRAAAESWLDTPTALVGDWNICPTDDDVFDVTQFKNSTHVTPAERTAFQAFLDGGWSEVTRSYAPGYTYWDYYRQRFERDRGLKIDFVLGSASLAERVTGAFIDREERDPAVFPGAPSDHAPVVVDLAD, from the coding sequence GTGCGACTGGCCACCTGGAACGTCAACTCCCTGCGCACGCGGATCGACCGCGTGGAAGCCTTCCTCGACCGCCACGACATCGACGTGCTCGCCGTCCAGGAGACCAAGGCCCGCGAGGAGCAGCTGCCGCTGATGGGCCTGCAGGCGCGCGGCTACGAGATCGCCGCCCACGGCCTCAACCAGTGGAACGGCGTCGCGATCCTGAGCCGGGTCGGCCTCGACGACATCACGGTCGGCTTCCCCGAGCAGCCCGGCTTCGGCGAGGCGCTGGAGGTCGAGGCCCGGGCGCTCGGCGCGACCTGCGGCGGCGTACGGGTGTGGAGCCTGTACGTCCCCAACGGCCGCAAGCCCGACGACCCGCACTACGTCTACAAGCTGGACTGGCTCTCCCGGCTGCGCGCTGCGGCGGAGTCATGGCTGGACACGCCGACCGCCCTGGTCGGCGACTGGAACATCTGCCCCACCGACGATGACGTCTTCGACGTCACCCAGTTCAAGAACTCCACCCACGTCACGCCCGCCGAGCGCACCGCCTTCCAGGCCTTCCTCGACGGCGGCTGGTCCGAGGTCACCCGCTCCTACGCCCCCGGCTACACCTACTGGGACTACTACCGTCAGCGCTTCGAGCGCGACCGCGGCCTCAAGATCGACTTCGTCCTCGGCTCCGCGTCCCTCGCCGAGCGGGTCACCGGTGCCTTCATCGACCGCGAGGAGCGCGACCCCGCCGTCTTCCCGGGTGCCCCCTCCGACCACGCGCCGGTGGTCGTCGACCTGGCGGACTGA
- a CDS encoding glucosamine-6-phosphate deaminase → MEVVPLASADEVAALGADVVEAAVRAGGAVLGLATGSTPLPTYRELIRRYDAGLGPSYDGVRCFTLDEYVGLPAGHPESYRATIARELTDPLGIPADRVQGPSPELAGLPTAGARYEEALVAAGGVDVQILGIGSDGHLAFNEPGSSLASLTRLKTLTEETRRDNARFFGSIDEVPRHVLTQGLGTILRARHLLLLATGAAKAAALAAAVEGPVSASCPASVLQLHPHVTVLCDGPAATGLTRRDHYREVYDAKPAWQGL, encoded by the coding sequence ATGGAGGTCGTGCCGCTGGCCTCGGCCGACGAGGTCGCCGCGCTGGGCGCGGACGTGGTCGAGGCGGCGGTCCGCGCGGGCGGTGCCGTGCTCGGGCTGGCGACGGGGTCGACCCCGCTGCCGACGTACCGGGAGCTGATCCGCCGGTACGACGCGGGTCTCGGTCCGTCGTACGACGGGGTGCGGTGCTTCACCCTCGACGAGTACGTCGGCCTCCCGGCCGGGCACCCCGAGAGCTACCGCGCCACCATCGCCCGCGAGCTCACCGACCCGCTCGGCATCCCGGCCGACCGCGTGCAGGGGCCCTCGCCCGAGCTGGCCGGGCTGCCGACCGCTGGTGCTCGCTACGAGGAGGCGCTGGTCGCCGCGGGCGGCGTCGACGTACAGATCCTCGGCATCGGCTCCGACGGCCACCTGGCCTTCAACGAGCCCGGCTCCTCGCTCGCCTCGCTGACCCGCCTCAAGACGCTGACCGAGGAGACCCGGCGCGACAACGCCCGCTTCTTCGGCTCGATCGACGAGGTCCCGCGCCACGTGCTCACCCAGGGCCTCGGCACCATCCTGCGAGCCCGCCACCTACTGCTCCTCGCCACCGGCGCCGCCAAGGCGGCCGCGCTCGCCGCCGCCGTCGAGGGCCCGGTCTCCGCCTCGTGCCCCGCCTCGGTGCTGCAGCTGCACCCCCACGTCACGGTGTTGTGCGACGGTCCTGCTGCGACGGGGCTGACCCGGCGGGACCACTACCGCGAGGTGTACGACGCCAAGCCGGCCTGGCAGGGGCTGTAG
- a CDS encoding glycoside hydrolase family 3 N-terminal domain-containing protein, protein MNAGVGRLALEVQLASFAGPALTEEWARLLEEGLGGICLFGSNLTGTLDSVAELVREIRSCRPSALVATDEEGGDVTRLHTRTASPVPGAAVLGAVDSVALTRSVGLAVGAELASVGIDLALGPVADVNSNPDNPVIGTRSFGADPVLVARHVVAWVSGLQEAGVAACVKHFPGHGDTGQDSHLTLPVLPAEASLVRGRELVPFAAAVEAGAASVMTSHILVPAVDPDLPATLSAPVLSLLRDDLGYDGAIVSDALDMAGASAGRGIPEAAVRALAAGCDLLCIGPDKPASLVREVQAAVVAAVESGRLPAARLVEAAARAGRIRRAGGVPGVLPEPEALVAAARQACEIEGQLPDLAGARVVSVETEANIAVGAGRWGLSPDVVVDAGAALPSGPVVVQVRDAHRRPEVAAALAAHPGPLVVVEWGWPGPRTGWEDASHARICTRGNGQPSIAAVGGLLREAGWSR, encoded by the coding sequence ATGAATGCCGGTGTCGGGCGCCTCGCGCTCGAGGTGCAGCTGGCGTCCTTCGCGGGCCCGGCGCTCACCGAGGAGTGGGCGCGGCTGCTGGAGGAGGGTCTCGGCGGGATCTGCCTGTTCGGCTCCAACCTGACCGGCACCCTCGACTCCGTCGCCGAGCTGGTGCGGGAGATCCGGTCCTGCCGGCCGTCGGCGCTGGTCGCCACGGACGAGGAGGGCGGCGACGTCACCCGCCTGCACACGCGCACGGCGAGCCCGGTGCCCGGCGCGGCGGTGCTGGGCGCCGTGGACTCGGTGGCGTTGACCCGGTCGGTCGGCCTCGCGGTCGGCGCGGAGCTCGCGTCCGTCGGGATCGACCTCGCCCTCGGCCCGGTCGCCGACGTCAACAGCAACCCCGACAACCCGGTGATCGGCACCCGCAGCTTCGGTGCCGACCCGGTGCTGGTGGCGCGGCACGTGGTCGCGTGGGTGTCGGGGCTGCAGGAGGCCGGTGTCGCGGCCTGCGTGAAGCACTTCCCCGGGCACGGCGACACCGGTCAGGACAGTCACCTGACCCTGCCGGTCCTCCCTGCTGAGGCATCGCTGGTGCGGGGGCGGGAGCTGGTGCCCTTCGCGGCCGCGGTCGAGGCCGGTGCGGCATCCGTGATGACCTCGCACATCCTCGTCCCGGCGGTGGATCCCGACCTCCCGGCGACGTTGTCGGCGCCGGTGCTGTCGCTGCTGCGCGACGACCTGGGCTACGACGGCGCGATCGTCAGCGACGCGCTCGACATGGCGGGGGCCTCTGCCGGCCGCGGGATCCCCGAGGCGGCGGTGCGCGCGCTCGCCGCCGGCTGCGACCTGCTCTGCATCGGTCCCGACAAGCCCGCGTCCCTGGTGCGCGAGGTCCAGGCGGCGGTCGTGGCCGCGGTCGAGTCCGGGCGGCTGCCCGCCGCCCGGTTGGTCGAGGCCGCGGCGCGGGCGGGGCGGATCCGGCGTGCCGGCGGCGTGCCCGGGGTGCTGCCGGAGCCCGAGGCCCTGGTGGCGGCGGCCCGGCAGGCGTGCGAGATCGAGGGTCAGCTGCCGGACCTGGCCGGCGCTCGCGTCGTGAGCGTGGAGACCGAGGCGAACATCGCGGTCGGTGCGGGGCGATGGGGACTGTCGCCCGACGTGGTCGTCGACGCCGGGGCGGCGCTGCCGTCCGGACCGGTCGTCGTACAGGTCAGGGATGCGCACCGGCGCCCCGAGGTGGCGGCCGCGCTGGCCGCGCACCCGGGGCCGCTGGTCGTGGTCGAGTGGGGCTGGCCCGGCCCCCGGACCGGGTGGGAGGACGCGTCGCACGCGCGGATCTGCACCCGCGGCAACGGGCAGCCGTCGATCGCGGCGGTGGGAGGACTTCTTCGAGAGGCGGGTTGGAGCAGGTGA
- a CDS encoding carbohydrate ABC transporter permease, with protein sequence MARRTPIAVRIGADLVGILVLLACVFPVYWMVSRSFLPRNRIKGEDPVLFPWHGTLANYRKVLGNDGFGDAMVTSLSVTLLTVVVAILFAFLAAVAVSRFRFRGRRTFILTLLLIQMIPAEALFISQYKMLDGMGLLNSVVGLTLVYVAGVLPFTVWTLRGFVDGVPRELEEAAMMDGCSRTGAFFRVTLPLLAPGLVATGVFGFIQAWNEFTLAVVVMTDPGSKTLPVWLVAFTDARSRGVDWGAIMASSTLITIPVIVFFLLVQRRMVTGLTAGAVKG encoded by the coding sequence ATGGCTCGCCGTACGCCCATAGCGGTGCGGATCGGCGCCGACCTGGTCGGCATCCTGGTCCTGCTCGCCTGCGTGTTCCCGGTCTACTGGATGGTCAGTCGCTCGTTCCTGCCGCGCAACCGGATCAAGGGCGAGGACCCGGTGCTGTTCCCGTGGCACGGGACCCTCGCCAACTATCGCAAGGTCCTCGGGAACGACGGCTTCGGCGACGCGATGGTGACCAGCCTCAGCGTCACCCTGCTGACCGTGGTCGTGGCGATCCTGTTCGCCTTCCTGGCGGCGGTCGCCGTGAGCAGGTTCCGGTTCCGCGGGCGGCGTACCTTCATCCTCACGCTGCTGCTCATCCAGATGATCCCGGCCGAGGCGCTGTTCATCAGCCAGTACAAGATGCTCGACGGGATGGGCCTGCTCAACTCGGTGGTCGGCCTGACGCTGGTGTACGTCGCGGGCGTGCTGCCGTTCACCGTGTGGACCCTGCGCGGGTTCGTCGACGGGGTGCCGCGCGAGCTCGAGGAGGCCGCCATGATGGACGGCTGCTCGCGCACGGGGGCGTTCTTCCGGGTGACCCTGCCGCTGCTCGCGCCGGGCCTGGTGGCCACCGGCGTCTTCGGCTTCATCCAGGCCTGGAACGAGTTCACGCTCGCCGTGGTCGTGATGACCGACCCGGGCAGCAAGACGCTGCCGGTGTGGCTGGTGGCGTTCACCGACGCGCGCAGCCGCGGCGTCGACTGGGGCGCGATCATGGCCTCGTCGACGCTGATCACGATCCCGGTCATCGTGTTCTTCCTGCTGGTCCAGCGCCGGATGGTGACCGGCCTGACCGCGGGCGCGGTGAAGGGATGA
- a CDS encoding extracellular solute-binding protein: protein MRLNKTLATKSVAVAAITALLGVTSACGSDKEDAGGGPDKAEITVWLNGADTPDSARTWLKETFEKEHPGSTLTIEQQEWEGLVERLTTALTSADQTPDVVEVGNTQAATFTTVGAFSDLSGDLPDLGGDDLLPGFVEAGSVDGKTYAVPYYAGSTYVFYRKDLFEKAGITEVPATMADFIAAAKKLKQDSGQADFSGYWLPGKDWRDGAAFLWDAGGDFAEPDGDGWKATLSTPDSIKGLETFQDLYASASGAPADANESDPVTPFCAGKIGMMSRPGWVEGMLTDPESGCPDLAEQVGVFALPGSDGEPAPVLLGGSNIAISAKSPNQDLSRDVVSLMLSEDYQTILAEAGLTPARESYAAKLGDDEFAQATIAAASNAKLTPPAANWATVEGKFVLEDLYSKIAQGGDVKKLAAAADEQIDAELN, encoded by the coding sequence GTGCGACTCAACAAGACCCTGGCCACGAAGAGCGTGGCCGTCGCAGCCATCACCGCCCTGCTGGGCGTGACCAGTGCCTGCGGCTCCGACAAGGAGGACGCCGGCGGCGGCCCCGACAAGGCCGAGATCACGGTGTGGCTCAACGGCGCCGACACCCCGGACTCCGCCCGGACGTGGCTCAAGGAGACCTTCGAGAAGGAGCACCCCGGCTCCACCCTCACGATCGAGCAGCAGGAGTGGGAAGGCCTCGTCGAGCGGCTCACCACCGCGCTCACCTCCGCCGACCAGACCCCCGACGTGGTCGAGGTCGGCAACACCCAGGCCGCCACGTTCACCACCGTGGGCGCGTTCAGCGACCTCAGCGGCGACCTCCCCGACCTCGGCGGCGACGACCTGCTGCCCGGCTTCGTCGAGGCCGGATCGGTCGACGGCAAGACCTATGCGGTGCCCTACTACGCGGGCTCGACGTACGTCTTCTACCGCAAGGACCTCTTCGAGAAGGCCGGCATCACCGAGGTCCCGGCGACGATGGCCGACTTCATCGCCGCTGCGAAGAAGCTCAAGCAGGACAGCGGACAGGCCGACTTCTCGGGCTACTGGCTGCCCGGCAAGGACTGGCGCGACGGCGCGGCGTTCCTGTGGGACGCCGGCGGCGACTTCGCCGAGCCCGACGGGGACGGCTGGAAGGCGACGCTGTCCACGCCGGACTCGATCAAGGGCCTGGAGACCTTCCAGGACCTCTACGCTTCGGCCTCCGGTGCTCCTGCCGACGCCAACGAGTCCGACCCGGTCACTCCCTTCTGCGCCGGCAAGATCGGCATGATGTCGCGCCCCGGCTGGGTCGAGGGGATGCTCACCGATCCCGAGAGCGGCTGCCCCGACCTCGCCGAGCAGGTCGGCGTCTTCGCCCTCCCGGGCAGCGACGGCGAGCCCGCTCCGGTGCTCCTGGGCGGCTCCAACATCGCGATCTCCGCGAAGTCGCCCAACCAGGACCTCTCGCGCGACGTCGTCTCGCTGATGCTGAGCGAGGACTACCAGACGATCCTCGCCGAGGCCGGCCTCACTCCGGCCCGGGAGTCGTACGCCGCCAAGCTCGGCGACGACGAGTTCGCCCAGGCCACCATCGCGGCCGCGTCGAACGCCAAGCTCACCCCGCCGGCCGCCAACTGGGCCACCGTCGAGGGCAAGTTCGTGCTCGAGGACCTCTACAGCAAGATCGCGCAGGGCGGCGACGTGAAGAAGCTAGCGGCCGCCGCTGACGAGCAGATCGACGCCGAGCTCAACTGA